A genome region from Tolypothrix sp. PCC 7712 includes the following:
- a CDS encoding sterol desaturase family protein, producing the protein MLEAIAVAWLLLFFGDFLSTFVYHIPEHVFGSLHLKTHHCWKKDFRHYAILTLNPEVLLDGVLGALPYLIMAVILWSFSPIGVISGLLLGQFHVWWRHISVLAWETPKPIIILCQILFITTPERHWLHHQKTNQGFGDIFTFFEQPSLLWLRCLRLLRIRFRYSRI; encoded by the coding sequence ATGCTTGAGGCTATCGCTGTTGCTTGGCTATTATTATTTTTTGGTGATTTCCTTTCAACTTTCGTTTATCACATACCCGAGCATGTTTTTGGTAGCCTCCACCTAAAAACGCATCATTGTTGGAAGAAAGATTTCCGCCACTATGCAATTTTGACTTTAAATCCTGAAGTTTTATTAGATGGTGTGCTGGGGGCTTTGCCATATTTAATCATGGCAGTAATTTTGTGGTCTTTCTCTCCAATTGGTGTAATTTCTGGGCTACTTTTGGGACAGTTTCATGTTTGGTGGAGACACATAAGTGTTTTGGCTTGGGAAACTCCAAAACCTATAATTATTTTGTGCCAAATTCTATTTATCACCACTCCTGAGAGACATTGGCTACACCATCAAAAAACAAACCAAGGTTTCGGTGATATTTTCACTTTCTTTGAGCAACCTTCGCTGCTGTGGTTGCGTTGTCTACGTCTGTTGAGGATTAGGTTTCGTTACTCACGCATCTAG
- a CDS encoding two-component regulator propeller domain-containing protein has protein sequence MGTVTKGNVTVVFFYKRTNVLISSILAGLIVLPSIGMVALTNPVRAQKTTNPAPTQKKPETNSSKPTPAYPASAPPPRVDPLPDQRELQENSIETDYRVTNLLGDVTGNLWVASWRGLSHIDPKTGKILSRVSLPNVAISALAQDKVGRIWVGNYEGLIRVEPRTSEITAQNLFLPSKRVLSLLIDKRGYLWAGTDNGLALISPDQGLIMTTLKNLPGVSANALTLDADGHLWVGTLDGLIRVNSANALIMKRIADLPGSTVQALAISPEGLIWAGMPNNLLVINPKTGAVLRSVTRLRGRNVTAVRFAQDGSVWIGTNNGLLRLNPNTGAVLDQVAGLPSSRVLALAPDIANKLWIGTSEGLAWLMPQVGTAKPHLAFSRAVK, from the coding sequence TTGGGTACTGTCACTAAAGGGAATGTCACCGTGGTGTTTTTTTATAAGCGTACTAATGTATTGATTAGTTCTATCCTGGCGGGATTAATTGTGCTGCCAAGTATTGGAATGGTCGCCTTGACAAATCCAGTCAGAGCGCAAAAAACTACGAATCCTGCTCCAACACAAAAAAAACCGGAAACTAATTCATCTAAACCAACTCCCGCTTACCCTGCTTCTGCGCCACCTCCGCGAGTAGACCCATTACCAGATCAACGAGAATTACAAGAAAATTCCATAGAAACTGATTACCGTGTAACTAACTTGTTAGGAGATGTTACAGGTAATCTGTGGGTAGCTTCTTGGCGGGGCTTGTCGCATATTGACCCCAAAACAGGTAAAATCTTGTCTCGCGTTAGTTTACCGAATGTGGCTATTAGTGCTTTAGCCCAAGATAAAGTAGGGCGTATATGGGTAGGAAATTATGAGGGGCTAATTCGCGTTGAACCCCGCACCAGCGAAATCACCGCGCAAAATTTATTTTTGCCTTCCAAACGGGTGTTATCACTATTAATTGACAAGCGGGGTTATTTATGGGCGGGTACTGATAACGGTTTAGCTTTAATTAGTCCTGACCAAGGCTTAATTATGACCACGTTAAAAAATTTGCCTGGTGTTAGCGCCAATGCCCTAACTTTAGATGCTGATGGTCATTTGTGGGTTGGTACTTTAGATGGACTGATCAGAGTAAATAGTGCAAATGCTTTGATTATGAAGCGGATTGCTGATTTACCTGGATCAACCGTGCAAGCTTTAGCTATTAGTCCAGAAGGGCTAATTTGGGCAGGAATGCCAAATAATTTGCTAGTAATTAACCCGAAAACGGGTGCTGTGTTGCGTTCTGTGACTCGCTTACGTGGGCGTAATGTTACGGCAGTGCGTTTTGCCCAGGATGGTAGTGTTTGGATCGGTACCAACAATGGTTTGTTACGATTAAATCCAAATACAGGAGCTGTATTAGACCAAGTTGCAGGGCTGCCTTCTAGCCGGGTACTTGCCCTTGCACCTGATATTGCCAATAAGTTGTGGATTGGCACTAGTGAAGGTCTGGCTTGGTTAATGCCCCAAGTGGGTACAGCAAAGCCCCATTTGGCTTTTAGTCGTGCTGTGAAGTAG
- a CDS encoding haloacid dehalogenase type II produces the protein MINFNQYKVLTFDCYGTLIDWESGILAAFKPLLTNHKQNLDDETILQLFAQFESEIQKGEYLTYKEVLRKVVERLGEQLGFKPSDEELYSLSNSIKNWLPFPDTVEALKSLKNQFNLAIISNVDDNLFADSAKHLTVDFDWIITAEQVKSYKPALNNFRAAIDRIGLPKEQILHVACSVYHDIIPAQSLGISTVWVNRRAGKEGAGANLPVVAQADLEVPNLQTLANLSMSK, from the coding sequence GTGATTAATTTTAACCAGTACAAGGTTTTAACTTTCGACTGCTATGGCACTTTAATAGATTGGGAAAGTGGTATCTTAGCCGCATTTAAGCCACTTTTGACTAACCACAAACAGAATTTAGATGATGAAACAATTTTGCAGCTTTTTGCACAATTTGAGTCAGAAATTCAAAAAGGAGAATATCTCACATATAAAGAAGTTCTGAGAAAAGTAGTTGAAAGATTGGGTGAGCAACTTGGTTTTAAACCCAGTGATGAAGAATTATACTCTCTTAGCAATTCAATTAAGAATTGGCTACCTTTCCCAGATACTGTAGAGGCATTAAAATCTCTAAAAAACCAGTTTAATCTGGCAATTATTTCTAATGTAGATGACAATCTATTTGCTGATTCTGCAAAACATTTAACAGTTGATTTTGATTGGATAATTACAGCAGAGCAGGTAAAAAGCTACAAACCTGCTCTCAATAACTTTAGAGCCGCAATCGACAGAATTGGTCTACCTAAGGAACAAATATTGCACGTTGCTTGTAGCGTTTATCATGACATTATTCCAGCCCAATCTTTAGGAATCTCAACAGTTTGGGTTAACCGCAGAGCCGGGAAAGAAGGTGCTGGTGCTAACTTACCAGTAGTTGCTCAAGCTGATTTAGAAGTTCCAAATTTACAAACCCTAGCTAATTTAAGTATGAGTAAATAG
- a CDS encoding form I ribulose bisphosphate carboxylase large subunit, translating into MSYAQTKTQSKSGYKAGVQDYRLTYYTPDYTPKDTDLLAAFRVTPQPGVPFEEAAAAVAAESSTGTWTTVWTDLLTDLDRYKGRCYDIEPVPGEDNQFIAYIAYPLDLFEEGSVTNVLTSIVGNVFGFKALRALRLEDIRFPVAYIKTFQGPPHGIQVERDKLNKYGRPLLGCTIKPKLGLSAKNYGRAVYECLRGGLDFTKDDENINSAPFQRWRDRFLFVSEAIAKAQAETGEIKGHYLNVTAPTCEQMLQRAEFAKELKQPIIMHDYLTAGFTANTTLARWCRDNGILLHIHRAMHAVIDRQKNHGIHFRVLAKALRLSGGDHIHTGTVVGKLEGERGITMGFVDLLRENYVEQDKSRGIYFTQDWASLPGVMAVASGGIHIWHMPALVEIFGDDSVLQFGGGTLGHPWGNAPGATANRVALEACVQARNEGRNLAREGNDIIREAAKWSPELAVACELWKEIKFEFEAMDTV; encoded by the coding sequence ATGTCTTACGCTCAAACGAAGACTCAGTCAAAATCTGGGTATAAAGCAGGGGTTCAAGATTACAGACTAACTTATTACACACCCGATTACACACCGAAAGATACAGATCTTTTAGCGGCATTCCGTGTGACACCCCAGCCTGGTGTTCCCTTTGAAGAAGCAGCGGCAGCAGTAGCGGCTGAGTCTTCTACTGGTACTTGGACAACTGTGTGGACAGATTTGCTCACCGACCTAGATCGCTACAAAGGTCGTTGCTACGACATCGAACCAGTTCCCGGTGAAGATAACCAATTTATTGCCTACATTGCTTATCCTCTAGACCTGTTTGAAGAAGGCTCTGTTACCAACGTTTTGACCTCAATTGTAGGTAACGTGTTTGGTTTTAAAGCTCTACGGGCACTGCGTTTGGAAGACATCCGCTTCCCTGTAGCTTACATCAAGACTTTCCAAGGCCCTCCACACGGTATCCAAGTTGAGCGTGACAAATTAAACAAATACGGTCGTCCTTTGCTGGGTTGTACAATCAAACCCAAACTAGGTCTGTCTGCTAAGAACTACGGACGCGCTGTATACGAGTGCTTACGCGGTGGTTTGGACTTCACCAAAGACGACGAAAATATCAACTCTGCACCATTCCAAAGATGGCGCGATCGCTTCTTGTTTGTTTCTGAAGCTATAGCTAAAGCTCAAGCAGAAACAGGTGAAATCAAAGGTCACTACCTGAACGTTACCGCCCCCACCTGCGAGCAAATGTTGCAACGGGCTGAGTTTGCTAAAGAACTCAAACAGCCGATCATCATGCACGACTACCTCACCGCAGGTTTCACCGCCAACACTACATTGGCTCGTTGGTGCCGCGATAACGGTATTCTGTTGCACATTCACCGTGCTATGCACGCTGTAATCGACCGTCAAAAGAACCACGGTATTCACTTCCGTGTATTGGCTAAAGCCCTACGTTTATCTGGTGGTGACCACATCCATACCGGAACCGTAGTTGGTAAGTTAGAAGGTGAGCGTGGTATCACAATGGGCTTCGTTGACCTGTTGCGTGAAAACTATGTTGAGCAAGACAAGTCTCGTGGTATCTACTTTACCCAAGACTGGGCTTCTCTACCTGGCGTAATGGCAGTTGCTTCTGGTGGTATTCACATCTGGCACATGCCTGCACTAGTAGAAATCTTTGGTGATGACTCCGTACTACAATTCGGTGGTGGTACACTTGGTCACCCCTGGGGTAATGCTCCTGGTGCTACAGCTAACCGTGTAGCTTTAGAAGCTTGCGTTCAAGCTCGTAACGAAGGTCGCAACTTGGCTCGTGAAGGTAACGACATTATCCGCGAAGCCGCTAAGTGGTCTCCAGAATTGGCCGTTGCTTGTGAACTGTGGAAAGAAATCAAGTTTGAATTCGAGGCAATGGATACCGTCTGA
- a CDS encoding GDSL-type esterase/lipase family protein, translating to MSKFQSEPREIRICFVGESFINGTGDPDFLGWTGRVCAGAHQRGYEITYYNLGVRTETTRFLKQRWRQEVSYRLASEYDGRVVFSFGVNDSGWAGKQQGIDLTESLENTRAILTEAKQLYPVLMVGPPPCGDENQEQRNQQIAHQSQQFALVCRELDIPYLDVFSTLVNSSIWLAEAKANDGAHPRAAGYAEFAAIVQNWDAWLSWFTL from the coding sequence ATGTCAAAATTTCAATCCGAACCAAGAGAAATCCGCATCTGTTTCGTCGGTGAATCTTTTATTAATGGCACAGGCGATCCTGATTTTCTAGGATGGACAGGTAGAGTATGTGCTGGTGCTCATCAAAGAGGATATGAGATTACTTACTATAATTTAGGCGTGAGAACGGAAACTACCCGATTTCTTAAGCAACGTTGGCGACAAGAAGTTTCTTATCGCCTGGCTTCGGAATATGACGGTCGAGTTGTATTTTCTTTTGGGGTCAATGATTCGGGATGGGCTGGTAAGCAGCAAGGAATTGACTTAACAGAATCTCTCGAAAATACTCGCGCTATTTTAACTGAAGCCAAGCAGCTTTACCCGGTTTTAATGGTAGGGCCACCACCTTGTGGAGATGAAAATCAAGAACAGAGAAACCAACAAATTGCTCATCAATCTCAGCAGTTTGCTTTAGTTTGTCGTGAACTTGATATTCCTTATCTGGATGTGTTTTCTACTTTAGTTAATTCATCTATTTGGTTAGCTGAAGCCAAAGCTAATGATGGCGCGCATCCCAGAGCCGCAGGTTATGCAGAGTTTGCAGCTATTGTGCAAAATTGGGATGCTTGGTTAAGCTGGTTCACATTATAA
- a CDS encoding magnesium chelatase subunit H, which produces MFTHVKSTIRHIAPDNLRGRNLIKVVYVVLESQYQSALSQAVRTINANNPNLAIEISGYLIEELRDPENYEEFKREIESANIFIASLIFIEDLAQKVVTAVEPHRDRLDVAVVFPSMPEVMRLNKMGSFSLAQLGQSKSAIAQFMRKRKEKSGAGFQDGMLKLLRTLPQVLKFLPMDKAQDARNFMLSFQYWLGGSPENLENFLLMLTDKYVLKGVDKANLPSTTYEAPVVYPDMGIWHPLAPSMFEDVREYLNWYTARKDISKNLKDPLAPCVGLVLQRTHLVTGDDAHYVAIVQEIESLGAKVLPVFAGGLDFSKPVDAYFYEPTTNTPLVDAVISLTGFALVGGPARQDHPKAIDALKRLNRPYMVALPLVFQTTEEWMDSELGLHPIQVALQIAIPELDGAIEPIILSGRDGATGKAIALQDRVEVVAKRALKWANLRRKPKLDKKVAITVFSFPPDKGNVGTAAYLDVFGSIYEVMKALKNNGYDLPELPESAEALMQEVIHDAQAQYASPELNIAYKMSVPEYEALTPYSQRLEENWGAPPGHLNSDGQNLLIYGKHFGNVFIGVQPTFGYEGDPMRLLFSRSASPHHGFAAYYTYLEQVWQADAVLHFGTHGSLEFMPGKQMGMSGDCYPDQLIGTIPNLYYYAANNPSEATIAKRRSYAETISYLTPPAENAGLYKGLKELSELIASYQTLKDTGRGIPIVNSIMDKCRMVNLDKDIDLPETDAKDMTEDERDNIVGSVYRKLMEIESRLLPCGLHIIGKPPTAEEAIATLVNIASLDRQEEEILSLPRIIANSIGRNIDDIYHNNDKGILEDVQLLQDITLATRGAVSALVKAQTDAEGRVSLVSRLNFFNMGKKEPWVEALHQAGYNKVDVSALKPLFEYLEFCLQQVCADNELGGLLKGLEGEYILPGPGGDPIRNPDVLPTGKNIHALDPQSIPTTAAVQSAKIVVDRLLARNKAENDGKWPETIACVLWGTDNIKTYGESLAQIMWMLGVRPVPDALGRVNKLELIPLEELGRPRIDVVINCSGVFRDLFINQMNLLDQAVKMAAEIDEPLEMNFVRKHALQQAEEMGINLRQAATRVFSNASGSYSSNINLAVENSTWDSEAELQEMYLKRKSFAFNSDNPGIMDESRQIFESTLKTADATFQNLDSSEISLTDVSHYFDSDPTKLVASLRGDGKTPASYIADTTTANAQVRTLSETVRLDARTKLLNPKWYEGMLSHGYEGVRELSKRLVNTMGWSATAGAVDNWIYEDTNETFIKDEEMQKRLMNLNPHSFRKVVSTLLEVNGRGYWETSEENLNRLRELYQEVEDRIEGIE; this is translated from the coding sequence ATGTTCACCCACGTCAAGTCCACCATCAGACATATTGCGCCTGATAATTTACGCGGACGTAATTTAATCAAGGTGGTCTATGTCGTGCTTGAGTCCCAGTACCAGAGTGCATTGTCGCAAGCTGTCCGCACAATTAACGCCAATAATCCCAACCTAGCGATAGAAATCAGCGGGTACTTGATTGAGGAACTCCGAGATCCAGAGAACTACGAGGAGTTCAAACGGGAGATTGAGAGTGCCAATATATTTATTGCCTCACTGATCTTTATTGAAGACTTAGCACAGAAAGTAGTAACAGCCGTAGAACCACATCGCGATCGCTTAGATGTTGCTGTTGTCTTCCCCTCGATGCCAGAAGTTATGCGCCTCAACAAAATGGGCAGCTTTTCTCTGGCACAATTGGGTCAATCCAAGAGTGCGATCGCGCAATTCATGCGGAAGCGCAAAGAAAAATCCGGTGCAGGCTTCCAAGACGGGATGTTGAAATTGCTGCGAACCTTGCCACAAGTGCTGAAGTTTCTGCCAATGGACAAAGCACAAGATGCTCGCAATTTCATGCTCAGTTTTCAGTATTGGCTGGGAGGTTCGCCAGAAAACCTGGAAAACTTCTTGCTAATGCTGACTGATAAATATGTATTAAAAGGTGTAGATAAAGCCAATCTGCCTTCGACAACATATGAAGCGCCAGTAGTTTACCCAGATATGGGAATTTGGCATCCCCTGGCTCCGAGTATGTTTGAGGATGTGAGAGAATACCTCAATTGGTACACAGCCCGTAAGGATATCTCCAAGAATCTCAAAGATCCTTTAGCACCCTGTGTAGGTTTGGTATTACAACGCACCCACCTAGTTACAGGGGATGATGCCCATTATGTAGCGATCGTCCAGGAGATAGAATCCCTGGGAGCCAAAGTACTACCAGTATTTGCAGGTGGTCTGGATTTCTCCAAGCCTGTGGATGCTTACTTTTACGAACCAACTACCAATACACCTTTAGTAGATGCGGTAATTTCTTTGACTGGGTTTGCTTTGGTAGGCGGCCCTGCTAGACAAGACCATCCCAAAGCTATTGACGCACTCAAGCGCTTAAATCGCCCCTACATGGTAGCCTTACCTTTAGTATTCCAAACCACGGAAGAGTGGATGGATAGCGAATTAGGGTTACATCCAATTCAAGTAGCCTTGCAAATTGCCATACCGGAATTGGATGGAGCAATTGAGCCGATTATTTTATCAGGTAGAGATGGTGCTACTGGCAAAGCGATCGCACTCCAAGACCGTGTGGAAGTAGTCGCCAAACGTGCCTTAAAATGGGCAAATCTCCGCCGCAAACCCAAACTAGATAAAAAAGTTGCCATTACCGTTTTCAGTTTCCCCCCTGATAAAGGGAATGTGGGTACTGCTGCATATCTAGATGTGTTCGGTTCCATTTATGAGGTGATGAAAGCGCTGAAAAATAACGGCTACGATTTACCGGAATTACCGGAATCCGCCGAAGCGCTGATGCAAGAAGTCATCCACGATGCTCAAGCACAGTACGCTAGCCCAGAGCTGAACATCGCCTATAAAATGTCAGTGCCAGAATATGAAGCATTGACACCTTACTCTCAACGCCTAGAAGAAAACTGGGGCGCACCTCCCGGACATCTCAACAGCGATGGGCAAAATCTGCTGATTTATGGTAAGCATTTCGGTAACGTCTTTATCGGTGTTCAGCCTACCTTTGGTTACGAAGGCGACCCGATGCGGTTGTTATTCTCCCGTTCTGCTAGCCCGCACCACGGTTTTGCTGCTTACTACACCTACCTAGAGCAAGTTTGGCAAGCTGATGCTGTACTGCACTTCGGTACTCACGGTTCTCTGGAATTTATGCCTGGTAAGCAAATGGGGATGTCTGGCGATTGTTATCCAGACCAACTAATTGGCACAATTCCTAACCTGTATTACTACGCAGCCAATAACCCCAGCGAAGCCACAATCGCCAAGCGCCGCAGCTATGCCGAGACAATTTCCTACCTGACACCACCCGCAGAAAATGCTGGTTTATACAAGGGTTTAAAAGAACTCAGCGAATTAATTGCTTCTTACCAAACCCTGAAAGATACAGGAAGAGGTATCCCCATTGTTAACTCCATCATGGATAAATGCCGGATGGTGAACCTGGATAAGGATATCGACTTACCGGAAACCGATGCCAAGGATATGACCGAAGATGAACGGGATAATATTGTTGGCAGCGTGTACCGCAAGCTAATGGAAATTGAATCGCGGTTGTTACCTTGTGGATTGCATATCATTGGTAAACCACCCACAGCCGAAGAAGCGATCGCAACTCTTGTCAACATTGCTTCCTTAGATCGTCAAGAAGAAGAAATTCTCAGCTTACCCCGAATTATCGCCAATAGCATTGGGCGTAACATTGACGATATTTACCACAATAACGACAAAGGGATTTTAGAAGATGTCCAGCTATTGCAAGACATCACCTTAGCTACCCGTGGTGCAGTTAGCGCCCTAGTAAAAGCGCAAACTGACGCAGAAGGTCGAGTTTCCCTAGTTTCCCGGTTGAATTTCTTCAACATGGGCAAAAAAGAACCTTGGGTAGAAGCATTGCATCAAGCAGGCTATAACAAAGTTGATGTCTCCGCACTCAAACCATTATTTGAGTATTTGGAATTCTGTTTACAACAAGTTTGTGCAGATAACGAACTCGGTGGACTACTCAAAGGCTTAGAAGGCGAATACATCCTACCCGGCCCAGGTGGCGATCCCATCCGCAACCCGGATGTATTACCCACAGGTAAGAACATTCACGCCCTTGACCCCCAATCCATCCCCACAACTGCGGCGGTACAATCAGCGAAAATCGTTGTCGATCGGTTGTTGGCAAGAAACAAAGCCGAAAACGACGGTAAATGGCCGGAAACTATCGCCTGTGTGCTTTGGGGAACAGATAACATCAAAACCTACGGGGAATCACTAGCCCAAATCATGTGGATGCTTGGTGTCAGACCCGTTCCTGATGCCTTGGGAAGAGTTAACAAGTTAGAATTGATACCCTTAGAAGAGTTGGGCAGACCGAGAATTGACGTTGTCATCAACTGTTCTGGCGTATTCCGCGACTTGTTCATCAACCAAATGAACCTGCTAGACCAAGCGGTGAAGATGGCGGCGGAGATAGACGAACCCTTAGAAATGAACTTTGTCCGCAAACACGCTTTGCAACAAGCTGAGGAAATGGGCATTAACCTGCGTCAAGCAGCTACCCGCGTCTTCTCCAATGCATCTGGTTCCTACTCCTCCAACATCAACTTGGCAGTAGAAAACAGCACTTGGGATAGCGAAGCCGAATTACAAGAAATGTACCTGAAGCGGAAATCCTTCGCCTTCAATTCCGATAACCCCGGAATTATGGACGAATCCCGGCAGATTTTTGAAAGTACTTTGAAAACTGCTGATGCAACATTCCAAAATCTCGATTCTTCCGAGATTAGCTTAACGGACGTTTCCCACTACTTCGACTCAGATCCCACCAAGCTGGTAGCAAGTTTGCGGGGTGATGGTAAAACACCAGCATCTTATATTGCAGATACCACCACAGCTAATGCTCAAGTGCGGACATTATCAGAAACCGTGCGCTTAGATGCTCGTACTAAATTATTAAATCCCAAATGGTACGAGGGAATGCTATCTCACGGTTACGAAGGTGTGCGCGAACTCTCCAAGCGGTTGGTAAACACAATGGGTTGGAGTGCGACAGCCGGCGCTGTGGATAACTGGATTTACGAAGATACCAATGAAACCTTCATCAAAGATGAAGAAATGCAAAAACGGTTGATGAACCTTAATCCCCATTCTTTCCGCAAAGTTGTATCAACTTTGTTAGAAGTGAATGGACGCGGTTATTGGGAGACTAGCGAGGAAAATTTAAATCGTCTGCGCGAGTTGTACCAAGAAGTTGAAGACCGGATTGAAGGCATAGAATAG
- a CDS encoding ribulose bisphosphate carboxylase small subunit — protein MQTLPKERRYETLSYLPPLSDAQIAKQIQYILAQGYIPAVEFNETSEPTELYWTLWKLPLFGAKSTQEVLNEVQACRSQYSNNYIRVVGFDNIKQCQILSFIVHKPSRY, from the coding sequence ATGCAAACTTTACCAAAAGAGCGCCGTTACGAAACCCTTTCCTATCTACCTCCCCTATCTGACGCTCAAATTGCCAAGCAGATCCAGTACATCTTGGCACAAGGTTACATTCCAGCAGTTGAATTTAACGAAACCTCTGAGCCAACCGAATTATATTGGACATTGTGGAAGCTACCTTTGTTCGGCGCTAAATCTACTCAAGAAGTACTGAACGAAGTTCAAGCTTGCCGTTCTCAATATTCCAACAACTACATCCGTGTAGTAGGCTTTGACAACATCAAGCAGTGCCAAATCCTCAGCTTTATCGTTCATAAACCTAGCAGATACTAA
- the rcbX gene encoding RuBisCO chaperone RbcX, which produces MNLKQIAKDTAKTIQSYLTYQALRTVLAQLGETNPPLAIWLHNFSAGKVQDGESYIAQLLKEKPDLALRIMTVREHLAEEITDFLPEMVRTGIQQGNMEQRRQHLERITQMDTSDPSLQPEQQTSSDPNLDNLSS; this is translated from the coding sequence ATGAATCTAAAACAAATTGCGAAAGACACAGCCAAGACTATCCAAAGCTACTTGACTTATCAGGCACTAAGGACGGTACTGGCACAGCTAGGCGAAACTAATCCTCCATTGGCAATTTGGCTACATAACTTCTCTGCTGGCAAAGTTCAGGATGGAGAATCATATATTGCCCAATTGTTAAAGGAAAAGCCAGATCTGGCATTGCGGATTATGACTGTGAGAGAACATCTTGCTGAAGAAATCACAGATTTTTTACCAGAAATGGTTCGGACTGGCATTCAGCAAGGCAATATGGAACAGCGTCGCCAGCATCTAGAACGCATCACTCAAATGGATACATCAGACCCCAGTCTACAACCAGAACAGCAAACAAGCTCCGATCCGAACTTGGATAACTTATCCAGTTAG
- a CDS encoding IS5 family transposase, protein MYRKAQKQETAAEDFELPFGGKLASDNRWVIMAEMIPWSEFEAEYAAIFSAEMGAPAKTFRMALGALIIKEKLGISDRETVEQIRENPYLQYFIGMSCYSNNAPFDASMLVHFRERIDIKLVNKLNREIVKQVLESKEEVEVKSKKSETEDLKNEPTNRGKLILDASCAPADISYPTDLGLLNQARKHTETIIDILYNSLLLKSIKKPRTYRNIARKNYLLVAKKRKPTIKERRKAIKRQLQYIKRNLVHIQQLMELGASLFNLSNRQYKKLLVVAEIYRQQLWLYENKKISIEDRIVSLNQPHIRPIVRGKAGKKVEFGAKLSASCYDGYVFLDHISWDNFNESGDLKSQVEAYKNYTGYYPQSVHVDKIYRTRDNRSWCQERGIRISGPPLGRPPKNVSPEKKKQAREDELIRNSIEGKFGQGKRRFSLGRVMAKLPHTSVTAIAITFLVMNLSTLVSRLFWEFLCQFFNITSFFTSFISKSDVPFDCRQQKLIFALP, encoded by the coding sequence ATGTATCGAAAAGCGCAAAAGCAAGAAACAGCAGCAGAAGACTTTGAACTACCCTTTGGGGGAAAACTAGCCTCAGATAACCGTTGGGTAATCATGGCGGAGATGATACCTTGGTCAGAATTTGAAGCAGAGTACGCAGCAATATTTTCAGCAGAAATGGGCGCGCCAGCCAAAACATTTAGGATGGCATTAGGGGCATTAATAATTAAAGAAAAACTAGGCATAAGTGATAGGGAGACAGTAGAGCAAATTAGGGAGAATCCCTATCTGCAATACTTTATAGGAATGTCTTGCTATAGCAATAATGCCCCATTTGATGCGTCAATGTTAGTTCACTTTAGAGAAAGAATAGATATAAAATTAGTTAACAAACTGAATCGAGAAATAGTCAAGCAAGTGTTAGAAAGTAAAGAGGAGGTAGAAGTAAAATCAAAAAAGTCAGAAACCGAGGATTTAAAAAATGAGCCGACCAATCGGGGAAAATTAATATTAGATGCGAGTTGTGCGCCAGCGGATATCAGTTATCCCACAGACTTAGGATTATTAAATCAAGCCAGAAAGCATACAGAAACAATTATAGATATTTTATATAACTCCCTCTTGTTAAAGAGTATCAAAAAACCGAGAACCTATAGAAATATAGCTAGAAAGAATTACTTATTGGTAGCCAAAAAAAGAAAACCGACCATTAAAGAAAGAAGGAAAGCCATTAAACGGCAACTACAATATATCAAAAGAAATTTAGTTCACATTCAGCAGCTAATGGAGTTAGGTGCGTCACTCTTCAACCTGAGTAATAGGCAATATAAGAAATTACTGGTAGTAGCAGAAATTTATCGTCAACAACTTTGGTTATATGAAAATAAAAAAATTAGTATAGAAGACCGTATTGTCAGTTTAAATCAACCACACATTCGTCCGATAGTCCGTGGTAAAGCTGGAAAAAAAGTAGAGTTTGGGGCAAAGCTTTCAGCTAGTTGCTATGATGGCTATGTATTTTTAGACCATATTAGTTGGGATAATTTTAACGAATCAGGCGACTTAAAATCACAAGTAGAAGCCTACAAAAACTACACCGGGTATTATCCTCAATCAGTTCATGTTGATAAAATTTATCGCACTAGAGACAACCGCTCTTGGTGTCAAGAAAGAGGAATTAGAATTAGTGGGCCACCTTTAGGGAGACCACCTAAAAATGTCAGTCCTGAAAAAAAGAAACAAGCACGAGAAGATGAGCTAATTCGTAACTCTATTGAGGGTAAATTCGGACAAGGTAAACGAAGATTTAGCTTGGGTAGAGTCATGGCTAAACTTCCTCATACCTCTGTCACTGCTATTGCTATTACTTTTTTAGTCATGAATCTTTCTACCCTTGTTTCACGGCTTTTTTGGGAATTTTTATGCCAATTTTTCAACATTACATCTTTTTTCACTTCTTTTATTAGCAAAAGTGATGTTCCGTTTGATTGCAGACAACAAAAACTTATATTTGCTCTTCCCTGA